The following are from one region of the Nicotiana tomentosiformis chromosome 7, ASM39032v3, whole genome shotgun sequence genome:
- the LOC104086790 gene encoding abscisic acid receptor PYL4-like, giving the protein MPPNPPKSSLLFQRVNPTTTPTTSAGATTCKKLQRHTPIPCTAQVPESVVKCHTHSVSPNQCCSAMIQRVSAPVSAVWSVVRRFDNPQAYKHFVKSCHVIVGDGDVGTLREVRVISGPPAASSTERLEILDEERHVISFSVVGGDHRLENYRSVTTLHSDPSSCNGSTSTSTIVVESYVVDIPHGNTKEETCVFVDTIVKCNLQSLAQIAENLSRRSMA; this is encoded by the coding sequence atgccTCCAAATCCTCCAAAATCATCACTTTTATTCCAAAGAGTCAACCCTACCACGACCCCTACAACTTCCGCCGGCGCCACCACTTGTAAAAAACTACAAAGACATACACCAATACCATGTACCGCACAAGTACCGGAGTCCGTCGTTAAATGCCACACTCACTCCGTTAGCCCAAACCAGTGTTGCTCCGCCATGATCCAGCGCGTCTCCGCCCCCGTCTCTGCCGTATGGTCCGTCGTCCGCCGTTTTGATAACCCTCAAGCCTATAAACACTTCGTCAAGAGCTGCCACGTCATCGTTGGGGACGGCGACGTGGGCACCCTCCGCGAAGTGCGCGTCATCTCGGGCCCTCCCGCTGCTAGCAGCACCGAGAGGCTCGAGATCCTTGACGAGGAGCGCCATGTCATCAGCTTCAGCGTTGTTGGTGGGGACCACCGCCTGGAAAATTACCGATCTGTCACCACCCTCCACTCCGATCCCTCTTCTTGCAATGGAAGTACGAGCACTAGTACTATCGTCGTGGAATCCTACGTTGTTGATATACCACATGGGAATACTAAAGAAGAAACATGTGTGTTTGTGGACACTATTGTCAAATGTAACCTCCAATCCCTTGCCCAAATCGCTGAGAATTTGAGCAGACGAAGCATGGCTTGA